A segment of the Ammospiza nelsoni isolate bAmmNel1 chromosome 9, bAmmNel1.pri, whole genome shotgun sequence genome:
GACTGAACAATAAATTACCCATGAAGGCATACAGCTTCACTGATGGAGAAAAACTACAtcatggttttaaaaaaatcctaggaAGATCACATCAGCTTGAAGTCTCTAATTCCTGGTATTCCTGCTAAGTTTTGGGCAGTGCCATCTCTCAGCATCTGCCCTACAAAGGCTCTACCAGGCCTATCTGCTCCTGTAGGCAGCCagaagcacagagcagggctaGAGGAACCCTGGGTGCTGTCTCACAGCTGGAAGATCAGTGCAGGGGGGATGCTCACAACAAAACCActcaccacagagctgctcctgctcatccTCTCCGTTCCTGCAGTTGCTGACTCTGTCACAGAcccagctggcagggacacaAGTCACTCTGTCGTCACACAGGAAGCCTGTCCTGTTATTAGGGGCTGTGCAGAGGCGGTTCACTGAGGGGAAAGCaagaaaacttttattttccagcatttttgtgATATGAGGAATAGATCAAGGGGAGTAAAGGGGAgattctgaaattaattttttgttctgGAAACAACCAGGGGCCAGGATTAATTTCTGGCAGGTTCATGGCAGAGTCTGAAAACCACACCAGCAGTCTTAAGTATGACAGTGCTATCCAGAGTTATCCCAGCCCTGTGGAGCAGGGAATGCCTGGTGGCCATTTGTGCTGAGCAAAGCTGGTACAGCTGTGCTCATGCAGCACCATTTCTGCCTCCCTTACCAACAAACCAACCCCTCTGGGGATCCAACCTGGTGCCCGTGGCAggagtgccagggctgccaccGCCGAGGCCACGGCGGCTGCGAGGACGAGCAGCGCCAGGGCAGAGATGCAGAGGTGCCTCTGTGTGCAGCCAGGGCGGGCAccacagggatggcagcagcctgggggagGCAAGAGAGACAGTGAGGGACTGAGGAAGGGTCTGGGGTGTTTCAGAGGGGAACAGTGCAGGGACACGAGGCTGGCATGTTGGGGTCTCTGcatgggggctgctgggggttAGGGGTTGAGAGTTGAGTTTAAGAGCCAAACTCCTCCATTAAACATCTCCTAGTGGGGAATTTTGCTGCTTGCAGTGTGGAAGAACTTGTGCTGCTGCTACAGAGCACTGGGGTGGAATGGCACAAGCCCCACTTCTCCATGGAGCTCATCCTGTGGGCTCAGAGAAGGGGGATGAAGGTCAAAGCCCtatgggacagcagggacactgaaACAGGGCAGGCTGGTGTGAGGCTGGGGAAGGTGCCCTCCAAGAGCCCACAACAAAACTCCCCACGAGCTAAGATTTCATTTTACAGCACTTCAGGCTTTCTGCCCCAGCTAGGACTCCCACTCCCATGAAATGAGGCTGGACTATCAGCACAGAATGGTGAGAAGGAACTGAAgagctgcccttcccctccctaACAACATCTCCAGGGCACAGCAACCTTCCAGGGCCTCCAGCTTTCAGAAAGTCAGGGACATAAATCAAACCAACTGCAGAAGCTAAAGGCCAAACCCACAATCACAGCAACAcaatggcagcacagggagagccatGCCAGGCACCCACCCTCACCTCAGCAAcctgcacctgcagctctgcctcaaAACCTACAGGGTATTTCCCTCCATTCCTTCATATTCCCACACCAATAGCAAAAAATATCAGTGTGGTAATTTCAGAAACAAGTAACCAGTCACTTAAGGCAATCCTGCCTGGTATAGCTGAACTTAAAAATCTTTgattagaattttaaaagctttcaggAACTGCAAGAGCTTTTAAGTTAGAATTTGTATTAGCTGTGCTTTGTGTTTACTTAGTTTTTTTAGTGTTCAAACTCAAGGGAAGGCACAGACTTTGCTCAACAGCAAAAGGATCCTGATTCCAGCAAGCTCCCCCTCTGTCATGCTCAAGCAAGAGGCAAACCCAGATTTCAGCTCAGAAGAGAAATGGTGAATTGCAGCATGTCTGTGTCTACAAAACACCTCTGACTACAAAGCACAACAATTACAAACAGACTTGAGTATAAAATAATGGTGCTGAGGAAATGTTGCAAGCTGAACTACAGGCTTGCTATGTTGTTCTCTTTGATCCCACCTCATCCTTCAGAGTATGGGCAAAATTTGCTGAAGTTTGGCTATTAAGAAATAGGGAAAGGCCACAGTAAGCTCATTGTGAGCCTGGGACAGATGAGGATCACCTATCATACAACTGTACATATGTCTGCCAGCTCCAGGCCAACACAGAACAGCTGAAGTTTATTAATTTTATAGTCTGGACATTTCCCTAcacagaaaagagggaaaatcagTCCAAACAGACCATAAATAGTGGTTGTATTTTATATTACATTGATAGTTTCCATTGATTTATACTTTAATAATAGAACTCTCCATTTTGTTCATTACCTCTTTTTCCAGAGAAGGTCTCTGTTGAACCAAAAGTAGCTACATCACCATTTCTCTGGAAGGAAAGGGATAAAAGGGATTTACAGAATCCCACAGCCACACAAACTTCACCTTTCTAGTTCTCACATCTTACCCAGGAATACCTCATGTACTCCATTATTGTTACATATAAGTAAAAATTGCCTCGGTGAAAACATGGCCCACTTTTAATTCCCAAAACAATCAATCCCATCCCTTTTTAAACCTTAATTACCCATTTGTAAAACAAACACCAACCAAGCCCAGTGCTTTATATCAACTCTTCTCTTTTGTATCAAGATAAGGAGAAACAGCTCAAAATCCCAGAGAAACAATTCAAAATCTCAGAGAAAGCAGTGATAAAGAGGTCAGGCAAACAGCACAGGCAAGAACACATGCACTTCAGGGAACAGCTGTATGTAGGATTTTTCTGAAGAACTGTACCTGGGGATGAGTTTTGTTCAtgttcccagagctccagggactgcagggagTTCTCTGCACCTGAGCACAGGTAAAGTTACCAGGATACAAACCCAacagaggcaggagagcaagGAGAGCACCTCACAGGCAGGAGGGactggcagggcagtgctgagcctctgccccagcccccagtGAAAGCCAACAGCAAACTCTCTCATTCTTCTTGTCCTGAACCTGGTTTCGCAACAGGGCATTAGACAGCTCAGAGTAAACAGAGATTTAGGGAGCTGAAGCCCTGCTGCCAGGTTGGAAGACAAGCACTCACCTTTAGCTCATGCTGACTGCATTTATCCCCATGCTGGTCATGGAAAACCCCTGCACAGTTAAAGCTTGAGGGAAATGAAAGTCTCATCTTCATCAAAGTCTCCTGTCTCCACACCTCCTTCCCAAGCCTGAGCTGTCCCACTGCCCTTGtggcagcaccagcccaggctCCTGCCAGATGATGGGATCTCAGGAGACCTGGCAGGGAACAACCATCTGGAACAGCTTCCTGGCTTGGGCAAtgagcacaggcacaggaaaTTCCCCAGGGTCCTTTTTGACTTGAGTGCTTGAATTTCCAGGCCTGCAGGAAGGCTtagcagctcagcctgcagcaaCCATGAACTTACAAATACATTGGAGCCTTCTAAACTGGCTGCAGGTCttggcacagctcccacagagAGGAGTTTTACAGCTTCAAGGATGAAATCTCACGAGCAGGCAGCTTTTCTTGGGGATagtgaggaggaaaagcatAAAGTTTTTGCGGAGCCTGGATTATTCTTGCAAGAGGGTCCAGAGGACTCAAGTGCTTCCAAATTGTTGCCACCCCACAGGCCATGACTCCTCCCCAAGCAGGACAGTCCCACCAGGGCTGTGGAAGAGAGGCTGGCAGCCAGGTTGTCTCTGAGCTGGCATTGCCTTGAGCTGACTCAAGCACCTCATCATGCCTGACAAGGAGGGACAACTACAGCTCCAacttccctctccatccccccAATTATACTGAGGTAATACACTCCTCATGGCCAGGGCATCTCCAGCCCTGTCCTCCCAGACCAGCCACAATTAAACACAGCCTTGTAGGAGCTCCTCCTTCACTACAGCAGCACCAATTTGTCCAAAACAGAAGCTTCTCACGGGAATACATCACTACTAAAGGCAGTGCTAGAAAACTCCTGTTTCAAGAAGGATCTTGGGTGAAAACATCCAATGCCAAGTAGCAAACAGTCTGCAagtctgggcagctgctgcaatgTGGAAAAATATCAGACTAAGCACATCTTGAATTCTGGATCCCTTGCTGTTTAAAAAGGAAGTCTCAGTTTCTAATCAGACTTGATTCAGGACTATTTTGAGCCTTCCTAAAGCTTATTAGGTGGTTGGGAGTTTGCTAAGAGCCCTGTGTAAGAGCCAGGTAAAGCAGGCCAGCTGTGCATACCCTGCAAACAATCTACAATGAAGAACTGAAAATGTGGAGTCAACCCACCCTTGGGGATAAATGTCTGTAAGAGATGTCCAGAGAGGGACAACAGAGATGGGGAAGGCTCTGGAACACAAGAGTGATGAAAAAcacctgagggagctgggggggctcagcctggagaaaaggagactcaggagGGAGCTTCTCACCCTCTGTAACTCCCTGAAAAGAGCTTGGAGCCAGGTGgggtcaggctcttctcccaaataacaagcaacaggacaagaggaaacagcctcaaattGCACCAGAGGAGGATTAGATTggatagcagaaaaaaaaaaaatattcactggAAGAGTTGTCAGGCATTGGATCAGgcatgtggcacttggggacatgggttactggtggcactggcagtACTGGGGAAATGGTTGGACTCattcttggaggtcttttccaagctaAGAATTTTGATGATTCTACAACCTGACATCTACCACCATTTGTTTCCTGCTCCAGGATTATCAAGCTCAGCTGTAGCCAACCAGGCAGTTGGATTTCAGAGCAGTTACCCCACATCAAAGGCTGCTTAGAGTTCAGAAAAATGAGTTCATGACAGCGATGTCAGAAAGATAAGCAAGCTCTTCTGAAgtataaaaaataacaaataaaaaaaatcaaatatcaGAAAAGCTGAAGAGGCAACAAGTATCAGTGTATCCACTATGATAGAAGGTTATTGTAAATTCTAGCACCTAAAAATCTCCCGATTTCCCCCAAATGTACCTGGGCTATTTCTGCCAGCAGTGAATTGCACACACTTAAGAGGGTCACCTCATTTGTGTCCAGATGATTCCATTCTAAACCCAATACAGGTTCAGTTGAACATGTGCCTAAAGAGAATATAAAATGCTTTCCTCCTGCAATTTCAATAATTTAAGGCCCTTCATTTAAACAGTGGTTTTGAGCAGAGATCAAACCCAAATTGCAGCCTCTGAAAAGGGAGATGTCAGTAAGtcaaatatttaacaaaaaatgaATAGGAAATGACATTTTGCAAAGCCAAATGCCAAGACAGCTTAAAGAGTCCATTTAGATTAGA
Coding sequences within it:
- the LDLRAD1 gene encoding low-density lipoprotein receptor class A domain-containing protein 1 yields the protein MNKTHPQRNGDVATFGSTETFSGKRGCCHPCGARPGCTQRHLCISALALLVLAAAVASAVAALALLPRAPVNRLCTAPNNRTGFLCDDRVTCVPASWVCDRVSNCRNGEDEQEQLCGDLPHSLPGYLVFYCSNPRSWVYADQRCNGMNDCGDCSDESWSSAACPPCGQEWWSCISVHFEFCSCIPRRLCRDGIQHCLGWSDEFLCPA